AGCCGCCTTGACCTCAATCGCGACGACTTCGCGGTTGTGTTCGACAACGAGGTCAACCTCGTGCCGGCCGTGTTCGTGCCAGTAGCTCAGTTGAGCGTCGGGCAGGTGGACCTCAAGCAGCGCGGCCACATTCTGGGCCACATAGGCCTCAAACAGCGCTCCACGCAACAGGTCATCACGGCCCGGGTCCAACGCCGTTGCGCCGGCCAGGTGCGCGGCCAGTCCGCTGTCGGTGAAATGCAGCTTCGGTGACTTCACAAGACGGGAACTGCGGTTCCGGCGGAAGGCCGGCAAGCGCCGGACAAGGAACGACGCCTCCAGCAGACCCAGGTACCGTGATACGGTAGCGGCATTGAGCCGGGCGTCGCGGCCGAGAGAACTCATCACCAGCATCTGTCCGGTCCGCAGAGCAGCCAGTTGCGCCAGATTGCGGAAGGCCACCAGGTCCCCAACCTGCGACAATTGCCGCACGTCGCGCTCGACGTAGGTCTGCACGTAGCCGCGGAACCACTCGGCAACCTCTCCGGCCGGGCTCAAGGCTGCGGGTGGCAGGCCGCCGGTCAGGACTTCACCATCGGTGACGGACCGGGCCCGGCCGTGGGGCGCTTCCGGTGAAGCCAGGAAGTCCGCAAGAAACGGCCGGTCGCCAGTCTCCCCGCGGATCTCCCGCTGGGTCATCGGGTGCAGGGTGAAGTACGCAGCGCGGCCGGCCAGGGTCTCGGAAACGTGTCCAAGCAACGCCAGGTTGGCCGACCCGGACAGAATGAACCGGCCGGGCCGCCGGTGCTCGTCAACGTTCTTCTTGAGCGCCACAAGGAGTTCCGGGCAACGCTGCACCTCATCCAAGATGGCCGGCTCGGCCAGGAGCGACTCAGGATTCGAGCGGGCCGCGGCCAGCGTGGCGAAGTCGTCCAGCGTGCGGTAGGCGTAGCCGCGAATCAGGACCGCCTCGTTCTGAAGCAACGTACTCTTGCCTGACTGCCGCAGCCCGGAGAGCACCACCACCGGCAATTGGCGCCGGGCACGCGCCAGCCTTGGCGCTATTTCGCGGGGGACGTATCCTGTCACATTAGCCTAGAGTATAGTGGCAATTTGCCACCTGTCAATCGGCCCCCGCCTCTTCCCCCCCCAGACAGGAAGACCGGTGACGCCAGGGCGTTGACCCGTAGCGCGCGGTCGCGGACGGGCCGACCTACATCATCTTGGGAATGCTGAGCGGGGAGCGTTTCTGGCAGCAGGCTAGCCCGGGTCGGGAATAGTGAACTGAGAATGGTGAAGGGTGAAGACCCGTTGAGAGAATGGTGAATAGTGAATGAAGAAGAGTGAAAGGGGACATGACCGAGACTAGGGAACCGGCTGCTTCGCCTTCTTCACGATAGTAGTCAGGATGGCGACAAGTTCATCGCATTCGGACAACAAGTCCGCCAAAGACGAAGCTGAGACAATTCCGGAAGCTGCCAGCAGGCGCATCCAGTAGCGCGTCTCGCGAGCTTCCTTGCACGCGATCGAACATTTGTTGGCGAAATCCGCCCGGCTGTGGCTTGCCTGGGCCTCTTCGACATTGGCTCCGACTGACGTACCCGCACGGACCAGTTGGCCGAAGATCACCCGCGCCGCGACGTCCATCCCTTTCTCAGTACGGCACAGAGCAACCACTCTCTTCGCGAACTCAAACGTCCGCTCGGAGATATCTCTCGGATGACCTGTTCTCAATTGGCCCTTTTCACTATTCACAATTCACTCTTCACCATTCCGCCGGGACCTTGTCCCGGCGAGGAGGCTAGTACTCGGCCGGTAGCTTCTTGAGGTCCGCGTAGGAGAACACCGGACCGTCTTTGCAGACGTACTTGGGACCGATGTTGCAGTGGCCGCACTTGCCGATGCCGCACTTCATCCGGTTCTCAAGCGAGAGGAAGACGTCGTCCGGTTTGAACCCGAGCTTCTCCAGCACCGGGTGCGTGAAGCGAATCATGACCGGCGGACCGCAGACTAGCGCCACGGCATTGGTTGCTGACGGCGCGACCTGTTCGAGCACGTTCGGCACCAGGCCTTCGGTCTTGGGCCAGGATGCGCCTGCAAGCCGGTCCACACAGAGATGCAGACTCAGGTCCGGGCTTGCCTCCCATGCCTTGATTTCGTCCTTGTAGAGCAGCTCGCCGGCAGAGCGGGCACCGTAGACCACGGTGATCTTGCCGAACTGAGACCGGCGGGCAGGGTCGAGCAGGTGAACGATTGACGAACGTAGAGTCGTGAAGGAGAAGCCGCCGGAGACGATGACGACGTCCTTCCCCTTCATCAGGTCAAACGGGTAGGAGTTGCCCCAGGGCCCGCGCATGCCGATAACCGCGCCCGGCTCGAGTTCATGCAGCGCCGTCGTGAAAGTACCGACGCCCTTGACCGTATACTTGACAAGCTCCTCAGACGGGGCGGAGGCGATGCCGAAGGGCGCTTCTCCCACACCCATGATAGACAGGAACCCGAACTGACCGGGAGTGAAGGTGAATGCCTTGCGCGCCTCGGGATCAGAGAATGAGAGGTCGAAGGTCTTGAGGTCACGAGCGTCGTTCTCAATGGTGATGCGCTCGACCTTGACGGGAACAGGGAGATATGGGTTCATGAGGATGCAATGTAAAAGGCAAAAGCAAAAACAGGCAAGGCAAAACCGACAGTCCG
Above is a window of candidate division WOR-3 bacterium DNA encoding:
- a CDS encoding ATP-binding protein gives rise to the protein MTGYVPREIAPRLARARRQLPVVVLSGLRQSGKSTLLQNEAVLIRGYAYRTLDDFATLAAARSNPESLLAEPAILDEVQRCPELLVALKKNVDEHRRPGRFILSGSANLALLGHVSETLAGRAAYFTLHPMTQREIRGETGDRPFLADFLASPEAPHGRARSVTDGEVLTGGLPPAALSPAGEVAEWFRGYVQTYVERDVRQLSQVGDLVAFRNLAQLAALRTGQMLVMSSLGRDARLNAATVSRYLGLLEASFLVRRLPAFRRNRSSRLVKSPKLHFTDSGLAAHLAGATALDPGRDDLLRGALFEAYVAQNVAALLEVHLPDAQLSYWHEHGRHEVDLVVEHNREVVAIEVKAATRWNEKDLSGLRAFLDRTPDCRAAVLAYNGNEAVKLDERLWAIPMGHLLA
- a CDS encoding heterodisulfide reductase subunit F — its product is MNPYLPVPVKVERITIENDARDLKTFDLSFSDPEARKAFTFTPGQFGFLSIMGVGEAPFGIASAPSEELVKYTVKGVGTFTTALHELEPGAVIGMRGPWGNSYPFDLMKGKDVVIVSGGFSFTTLRSSIVHLLDPARRSQFGKITVVYGARSAGELLYKDEIKAWEASPDLSLHLCVDRLAGASWPKTEGLVPNVLEQVAPSATNAVALVCGPPVMIRFTHPVLEKLGFKPDDVFLSLENRMKCGIGKCGHCNIGPKYVCKDGPVFSYADLKKLPAEY
- a CDS encoding four helix bundle protein, which codes for MRTGHPRDISERTFEFAKRVVALCRTEKGMDVAARVIFGQLVRAGTSVGANVEEAQASHSRADFANKCSIACKEARETRYWMRLLAASGIVSASSLADLLSECDELVAILTTIVKKAKQPVP